The Desulforegula conservatrix Mb1Pa DNA segment GATCCTATAGAATTTTTCAACAGACCGATGTTCATATTCAATGATAAAATGTATTTCTGGTTATTAAAACCTGTTGCTCAAGGCTACAAGTTCATAACACCTGATTTTTTCAGAGCAGGGGTAAGAAATTTTTTCAGAAATTTTTCAACTCCTGGTAGATTTTTGGGATGCGTAATGCAGGGCAAAGGCAAAGAGGCCGAAGCCGAACTCGCAAGATTCTTAGTTAACTCAACATTCGGTCTTGCAGGACTTTTTGACCTTACCGCACATGTAAAGGAAATGAACCCGCCTGCTGAAGATCCTGGGCAAGCACTCGGTTCATATGGAATCGGAAATGGTTTTTATATTGTATGGCCTTTTTTAGGTCCTTCTACGCTTAGAGATACTACAGGAGGGCTTATATCATACGGGGTTGATCCAACCGTCTACCTTTCAGAAGCGCCAGCTGGACTCTTTATATCTATGAAGGGGTTGGATACTATAAACGCCACATCTGACAGAATCGGAGATTATGAAACGATTAAAGAAGCTGCATTTGATCCTTATGTAATGATAAGGGATGGGTACATACAAAGGCGAAACGCGCAGATCAATCAGTAGACAGGTAATCAATAAATCTGTAATT contains these protein-coding regions:
- a CDS encoding MlaA family lipoprotein, whose protein sequence is MITRTFKYISRLFLILAIVSVFFNATCSIAAEKNTTEEDQAFLYGEDNGVESDVSNDPIEFFNRPMFIFNDKMYFWLLKPVAQGYKFITPDFFRAGVRNFFRNFSTPGRFLGCVMQGKGKEAEAELARFLVNSTFGLAGLFDLTAHVKEMNPPAEDPGQALGSYGIGNGFYIVWPFLGPSTLRDTTGGLISYGVDPTVYLSEAPAGLFISMKGLDTINATSDRIGDYETIKEAAFDPYVMIRDGYIQRRNAQINQ